From one Magnolia sinica isolate HGM2019 chromosome 18, MsV1, whole genome shotgun sequence genomic stretch:
- the LOC131233409 gene encoding uncharacterized protein LOC131233409 isoform X1: protein MSHQHRQFQMNSSGGNVGYGGSDTTHTKIFVGGLAWETQRDTMKRYFEQFGEIQEAVVITDKNTGRSKGYGFVTFKDPDSAMRACQDPSPVIDGRRANCNLASLGVTHRSRPSTPQHGIGRFRSVPGSAPSTYHGTQSKTAYFNQSAQYPFHYSAYGYSGYSQENMYPMNYYSIYGGQQFSPYYAAAAAAGMYQNFYPYYAQYGQSSSQAQSLGIQYPQMLQYPYLPQQQYGAGILSLPTSTASTAGATVATGSGSLQTGPVTATEENRAT from the exons ATGTCTCATCAGCACCGGCAATTCCAGATGAACAGCAGCGGAGGCAATGTCGGATACGGTGGCAGCGATACAACGCATACGAAGATCTTCGTAGGAGGTTTGGCTTGGGAGACGCAGAGAGATACCATGAAGCGGTATTTCGAGCAGTTTGGGGAGATTCAGGAAGCTGTAGTTATTACAGATAAGAACACTGGAAGATCCAAAGGCTATGGTTTT GTGACTTTCAAGGATCCAGACTCGGCAATGAGAGCTTGTCAAGATCCATCCCCTGTGATCGACGGAAGGCGGGCGAATTGCAATCTTGCATCTCTCGGTGTAACCCATCGCTCCCGCCCGTCCACCCCTCAACATG GAATTGGACGGTTTCGATCAGTACCTGGATCAGCTCCTTCCACCTACCATGGAACCCAATCGAAGACGGCCTACTTCAATCAATCTGCTCAATACCCATTTCATTATTCAGCATACGG GTATTCTGGGTATTCTCAAGAAAACATGTATCCCATG AACTACTACAGCATATATGGCGGACAGCAATTTTCGCCTTACTACGCTGCCGCTGCGGCTGCTGGGATGTATCAAAATTTCTATCCTTACTACGCCCAATACGGGCAGAGTAGTAGCCAGGCACAGAGCTTGGGAATTCAATATCCTCAAATGCTACAATACCCGTATTTGCCTCAGCAGCAATATGGTGCCGGGATTCTTTCTCTTCCGACTTCGACTGCATCGACTGCAG GTGCGACGGTGGCAACAGGATCTGGTTCCTTACAAACTGGTCCTGTAACTGCAACAGAAGAGAATCGGGCTACTTAG
- the LOC131233409 gene encoding uncharacterized protein LOC131233409 isoform X2 encodes MSHQHRQFQMNSSGGNVGYGGSDTTHTKIFVGGLAWETQRDTMKRYFEQFGEIQEAVVITDKNTGRSKGYGFVTFKDPDSAMRACQDPSPVIDGRRANCNLASLGVTHRSRPSTPQHGIGRFRSVPGSAPSTYHGTQSKTAYFNQSAQYPFHYSAYGYSGYSQENMYPMNYYSIYGGQQFSPYYAAAAAAGMYQNFYPYYAQYGQSSSQAQSLGIQYPQMLQYPYLPQQQYGAGILSLPTSTASTADVGPLKQVRRWQQDLVPYKLVL; translated from the exons ATGTCTCATCAGCACCGGCAATTCCAGATGAACAGCAGCGGAGGCAATGTCGGATACGGTGGCAGCGATACAACGCATACGAAGATCTTCGTAGGAGGTTTGGCTTGGGAGACGCAGAGAGATACCATGAAGCGGTATTTCGAGCAGTTTGGGGAGATTCAGGAAGCTGTAGTTATTACAGATAAGAACACTGGAAGATCCAAAGGCTATGGTTTT GTGACTTTCAAGGATCCAGACTCGGCAATGAGAGCTTGTCAAGATCCATCCCCTGTGATCGACGGAAGGCGGGCGAATTGCAATCTTGCATCTCTCGGTGTAACCCATCGCTCCCGCCCGTCCACCCCTCAACATG GAATTGGACGGTTTCGATCAGTACCTGGATCAGCTCCTTCCACCTACCATGGAACCCAATCGAAGACGGCCTACTTCAATCAATCTGCTCAATACCCATTTCATTATTCAGCATACGG GTATTCTGGGTATTCTCAAGAAAACATGTATCCCATG AACTACTACAGCATATATGGCGGACAGCAATTTTCGCCTTACTACGCTGCCGCTGCGGCTGCTGGGATGTATCAAAATTTCTATCCTTACTACGCCCAATACGGGCAGAGTAGTAGCCAGGCACAGAGCTTGGGAATTCAATATCCTCAAATGCTACAATACCCGTATTTGCCTCAGCAGCAATATGGTGCCGGGATTCTTTCTCTTCCGACTTCGACTGCATCGACTGCAG ATGTTGGCCCATTGAAACAGGTGCGACGGTGGCAACAGGATCTGGTTCCTTACAAACTGGTCCTGTAA